In Nocardia sp. NBC_00403, one DNA window encodes the following:
- a CDS encoding carboxyl transferase domain-containing protein: protein MVHRADRGEGAASAVGIVGKRELAEVPADQRSAVRDFMINSYNAIVATPWIAAERGHMDAVIEPARTRLEIRHALRLLREKEAGAEPNPSQTQPVPDVRPRRPDPQVSGTACQNCT from the coding sequence GTGGTCCACCGCGCGGATCGTGGTGAGGGCGCGGCGAGCGCGGTCGGCATCGTCGGCAAGCGCGAATTGGCCGAAGTCCCCGCCGACCAGCGGTCCGCCGTGCGAGACTTCATGATCAATAGCTACAACGCAATCGTCGCCACACCGTGGATCGCCGCCGAGCGCGGCCATATGGACGCCGTCATCGAACCCGCCCGCACCCGACTGGAAATTCGGCACGCGCTGCGGCTGCTCAGGGAGAAGGAAGCCGGAGCCGAACCAAACCCCTCGCAAACACAACCTGTACCCGATGTGAGACCGCGGCGCCCGGACCCGCAAGTGTCCGGCACCGCCTGCCAGAATTGCACGTAG
- a CDS encoding Hsp70 family protein: MGLGLSIGSVNSVAAVTADESGTPAVAGLRTTMNLSTGAEPDVGCIPRSPDVIADFADLITSPDPVAIVDGRVITGADLVAVVANRLALEADGAAADAVLAYPAIYLADQVAALRQALDRVGLSAMRLVPEPLAAVAWLDTTAESELVLVYDLGASSLDLAVVRIESGTARLLGRPLRSYDFGGRPFDASLARHLHDLAPAATPPRAGVVPGTELADLYARHVQESVTSVLDCVRAANLAMSDIDRVLLIGGAAQPTRVARVLADELGRPVVRGPEPAQTIALGAAVLAACKGNQDKSPVAVPLPRRKTGLLLSMSPTSVRYRRRRLIRWQRIRVIRPIRRQRHQPSRAIRTRLRSKVRQPRLGRRRPASRPPNPHRVRIPVHRLPIWTRWPPAPLGCCRPAR, from the coding sequence GTGGGATTGGGACTGAGCATCGGCTCGGTGAACTCGGTGGCCGCCGTGACAGCCGACGAATCCGGAACACCGGCGGTGGCCGGGCTGCGCACCACGATGAACCTAAGTACGGGCGCTGAGCCCGATGTCGGCTGCATTCCGCGCTCTCCCGATGTGATCGCGGATTTCGCCGACCTCATCACTTCGCCCGACCCGGTGGCGATTGTCGATGGCCGCGTCATTACCGGCGCCGATTTGGTTGCGGTGGTGGCGAATCGGCTGGCCCTGGAAGCCGACGGTGCGGCGGCGGATGCGGTATTGGCCTATCCGGCAATCTATCTCGCCGACCAGGTGGCCGCGCTGCGTCAGGCACTGGATCGGGTGGGTCTGTCCGCGATGCGGCTGGTTCCGGAACCACTGGCGGCCGTCGCCTGGCTGGACACCACCGCTGAATCCGAGCTGGTGCTGGTTTACGACCTCGGCGCGAGCAGCCTCGACCTGGCCGTGGTGCGCATCGAATCCGGCACTGCCCGGCTCCTCGGACGCCCGCTGCGCTCTTACGACTTCGGTGGCCGTCCGTTCGATGCATCGCTCGCTCGCCACCTCCACGATCTCGCGCCGGCTGCCACGCCCCCGCGTGCAGGCGTTGTGCCCGGCACGGAACTCGCCGACCTGTACGCCCGGCACGTCCAGGAATCGGTGACCTCTGTCCTCGATTGCGTTCGCGCCGCAAACCTCGCGATGAGCGATATCGACCGCGTGCTGCTGATCGGCGGTGCGGCACAACCCACGCGGGTTGCCAGAGTCCTGGCCGACGAACTCGGCCGCCCGGTCGTGCGTGGCCCCGAGCCCGCCCAGACGATCGCACTCGGCGCTGCGGTGCTCGCGGCGTGCAAGGGTAACCAGGACAAGAGTCCGGTGGCAGTGCCGTTGCCACGCCGGAAAACTGGACTTCTCCTGTCGATGAGCCCGACATCGGTTCGGTACCGACGACGCCGACTGATCCGGTGGCAACGCATCCGGGTGATCCGACCGATCCGGCGGCAACGGCACCAGCCGAGTCGAGCGATCCGAACTCGCCTGCGGTCGAAGGTGCGACAACCGCGACTGGGCCGACGTCGCCCGGCGAGCCGGCCGCCCAATCCGCACCGAGTGCGGATTCCGGTTCACCGACTACCGATCTGGACACGTTGGCCGCCCGCACCGCTGGGGTGTTGTCGACCTGCCAGGTAA
- a CDS encoding acyl-CoA carboxylase subunit beta has product MSGTRDKLEQLQGILELAQEPAGEAGIAKRKAKEIPSARERVRMLLDAGSFIELGALVRQPGTPGAMYGDGVVTGHGRIDGRPVVVIAHDQTVFGGSVGEMFGRKVANALDFALNNACPVVAINDSGGARIQDAVASLAWYALMSRRQGPLSGFVPQVSIMLGKCAAGSVYAPVNTDILIATENSYMFVTGPEVIKDVTGEAVTMEELGGAQVQAGNGTVHHVAETEQAAFDWARNYLSYLPSSVMEGGPIVNPGLEPEITASDLELDSIIPDSDRAGYDMHDILLRLFDDGDFLEIGAATAQNLITGFTRVDGRSVGVIANQPMVLGGAIDAKCSDKATHFIRLCNAFRLPLVFVVDTPGVLPGVEEERNGVIKRGGRFFRAVLESTVPIVTVVVRKAYGGGYAVMGCKQLGADISLAWPTARIAVMGAESMVTIVGKRQLAQVPADQQAAVRDYMINQYNETVATPWIAAERGYIDAVIEPSRTRLEIRQALRLLRDKEAAIEPEQRKHSLFPV; this is encoded by the coding sequence ATGAGCGGTACGCGGGACAAACTGGAGCAGCTGCAGGGCATCCTGGAGCTCGCCCAGGAGCCGGCCGGCGAAGCCGGCATCGCGAAACGCAAGGCCAAGGAGATACCCAGCGCCCGCGAGCGGGTCCGGATGCTGCTCGACGCCGGCAGCTTCATCGAGCTGGGCGCCCTGGTGCGCCAGCCGGGCACGCCGGGCGCGATGTACGGCGACGGCGTGGTGACCGGCCACGGCCGCATCGACGGCAGGCCGGTGGTGGTGATCGCGCACGATCAGACCGTCTTCGGCGGCTCGGTCGGCGAGATGTTCGGCCGCAAAGTGGCCAACGCACTCGACTTCGCGTTGAACAATGCCTGCCCGGTCGTGGCGATCAACGACTCGGGCGGCGCCAGAATCCAGGACGCGGTGGCCTCGCTGGCCTGGTATGCCCTGATGAGCAGGCGCCAGGGACCACTGTCGGGCTTCGTTCCACAGGTCTCGATCATGCTCGGCAAGTGCGCGGCGGGATCGGTCTACGCGCCGGTCAACACCGACATCCTGATCGCGACCGAGAACTCCTACATGTTCGTCACCGGGCCCGAGGTCATCAAGGACGTCACCGGCGAGGCCGTGACCATGGAGGAGCTGGGTGGCGCGCAGGTGCAGGCAGGCAACGGCACCGTCCATCATGTCGCCGAGACCGAGCAGGCCGCCTTCGACTGGGCCAGGAACTACCTCAGTTACCTCCCGTCCAGCGTCATGGAGGGGGGCCCGATCGTGAACCCGGGGCTGGAGCCGGAAATCACCGCCTCCGACCTCGAGCTGGACTCCATCATCCCGGATTCCGATCGCGCGGGCTACGACATGCACGACATCCTGCTGCGGCTGTTCGACGACGGCGATTTCCTCGAGATCGGCGCGGCCACCGCACAGAACCTGATCACCGGTTTCACCCGGGTGGACGGGCGCAGCGTCGGCGTCATCGCGAACCAGCCGATGGTGCTCGGCGGCGCCATCGACGCCAAATGCTCGGACAAGGCGACCCATTTCATTCGCCTGTGCAATGCCTTCCGGCTTCCGCTGGTGTTCGTCGTGGACACCCCCGGTGTGCTGCCGGGTGTCGAGGAGGAGCGCAACGGCGTCATCAAGCGCGGCGGGCGCTTTTTCCGTGCCGTCCTCGAGTCGACCGTGCCGATCGTGACCGTCGTGGTGCGCAAGGCCTACGGCGGCGGCTACGCGGTGATGGGCTGCAAGCAGCTCGGCGCGGACATCAGCCTGGCCTGGCCCACCGCACGGATCGCAGTGATGGGCGCGGAGAGCATGGTCACCATCGTCGGCAAACGCCAGCTGGCCCAGGTGCCCGCCGATCAGCAAGCGGCCGTGCGGGACTACATGATCAACCAGTACAACGAGACCGTCGCGACTCCGTGGATCGCCGCGGAACGCGGTTACATCGACGCTGTCATCGAACCGTCGCGCACCCGCCTGGAAATCCGCCAGGCGCTGCGGCTGCTGCGCGACAAGGAAGCCGCGATCGAACCCGAGCAACGCAAGCACAGCCTCTTCCCGGTCTAG
- a CDS encoding Rv1733c family protein: protein MRRREDRLQSVAGALLLLLFIIVVPVAVMTIGGRVYETETRVAQAEAAQLHQVDATVVEVGKTPLYAPMTPAKVTWSDPDGTTHTSDYQVTGIVKTGGTVKIWLDSTGKVTHPPSETRALSKAVLITTGAVLAVLACCGGCFALLRRALDRRRSRLWETEWATAGLTWGNHGTRPDQS, encoded by the coding sequence ATGCGTAGACGGGAGGATCGCCTCCAATCGGTTGCGGGCGCGCTATTGCTGCTGTTGTTCATCATCGTCGTTCCGGTGGCGGTCATGACTATCGGCGGCCGCGTCTACGAGACCGAAACCCGTGTGGCGCAAGCGGAAGCGGCGCAGCTGCACCAGGTCGACGCGACGGTCGTCGAGGTCGGCAAGACGCCGCTGTATGCGCCGATGACGCCGGCGAAGGTGACCTGGAGCGATCCCGACGGCACCACCCACACCAGCGACTATCAGGTGACCGGGATAGTGAAAACCGGTGGCACCGTCAAGATTTGGCTCGACAGCACCGGAAAGGTCACCCATCCGCCCTCGGAAACCCGGGCGCTGAGCAAGGCCGTGCTCATCACCACCGGCGCGGTGTTGGCGGTGCTCGCCTGCTGCGGTGGCTGCTTTGCTCTGCTGCGGCGGGCACTCGACCGCAGGCGCTCGCGACTGTGGGAGACCGAGTGGGCCACAGCGGGACTCACCTGGGGCAACCACGGCACCCGACCGGACCAGAGCTAG
- a CDS encoding transcriptional regulator, producing MVGTHAGSGVTSLESKLLEHLRCQARGALEGDVATTTRNLVAAAAGGSPPAEVTGSAARWAREGVALETVLGAYHEGVRTGLEFLADAAAGLDADEVVAGSRLLVRVLETVTVAASAAYVDEHRQVAREHQTAAQALVSALLSGYGVTRLARQTGITVASSYQVVALSIPPHEDERRPGIARPSAARRKLRRVQAALATPLGSRALSLLSTDGGTVLVPIDGASAGTPLAMTAEVLELLSAAAEVPVTATVGAGDTARIPELAARGHELLERLLVAGRPPGLYPMADLPEAIGRDAAGYDKPQQARSSVVTSPNDQRIGRTA from the coding sequence ATGGTGGGCACACACGCGGGCTCGGGCGTCACGAGCTTGGAATCGAAACTCCTCGAGCATCTGAGATGTCAGGCGCGCGGCGCACTCGAGGGCGACGTCGCGACCACGACGAGAAACCTCGTCGCCGCGGCCGCAGGCGGATCGCCACCGGCCGAGGTCACCGGATCCGCGGCCCGCTGGGCCCGCGAAGGTGTCGCTCTCGAAACGGTCCTCGGCGCATATCACGAGGGCGTCCGGACCGGTCTGGAGTTCCTCGCCGACGCGGCCGCGGGCCTCGACGCCGACGAGGTCGTGGCCGGTTCGCGACTGCTGGTGCGGGTGCTGGAAACCGTCACGGTGGCGGCTTCGGCGGCCTATGTCGACGAGCACCGTCAGGTCGCCAGAGAGCATCAAACCGCAGCGCAGGCCCTGGTATCTGCCCTGCTCAGCGGCTACGGCGTGACTCGGCTGGCCAGGCAGACCGGTATCACCGTCGCGTCGTCCTACCAGGTGGTCGCGCTGTCGATTCCACCGCACGAGGACGAGCGAAGACCCGGCATTGCCAGGCCGTCCGCGGCGCGGCGCAAGCTGCGTCGCGTCCAGGCCGCGTTGGCGACACCGCTGGGGTCCCGTGCCCTGTCGCTGCTGTCCACCGATGGTGGCACGGTGCTGGTCCCGATCGACGGCGCCTCGGCCGGTACCCCGCTCGCCATGACCGCGGAGGTGCTGGAGCTGCTCAGTGCGGCTGCCGAGGTGCCGGTCACTGCGACCGTCGGCGCCGGCGACACCGCGCGGATTCCCGAACTGGCAGCGCGCGGGCACGAGCTGCTCGAGCGGCTGCTGGTGGCGGGCCGCCCGCCCGGCCTCTATCCGATGGCCGACCTGCCCGAGGCGATCGGACGTGACGCGGCAGGTTATGACAAACCCCAGCAGGCGCGCAGTTCGGTAGTCACCTCACCCAACGATCAACGAATCGGTCGTACAGCCTGA
- a CDS encoding helix-turn-helix domain-containing protein encodes MPASELREGDGPPFAGSVAADGGPTVLRMILGGRMRRLREACGISREDAGEAIRGSHSKISRLELGRVGFRQRDLVDLLAFYGVTDPEELAEFIELAQQASASGWWHRDTDWLPKWFDTYLGLEQAARLIRCYEPRAVPELLQTADYARALLTLAHPDEPDEAIERRVALRMRRQEILVRRDPPQFWVTVDEAALRRPIGGSTVWRGQLDHLVRLAAQPHISVQVLADHVGGPAIADGAFTMLRFAEPDLPDIVYLQQLTSALYLDKRADLDAYLRVVNVLSVHAAPPEYTIGLLEALRERMPRTVDRPSDTGDQQ; translated from the coding sequence ATGCCTGCATCGGAGCTACGAGAAGGGGATGGCCCCCCGTTTGCCGGAAGTGTGGCCGCCGACGGCGGACCCACGGTGCTGCGCATGATTCTCGGCGGCCGCATGCGACGGCTGCGAGAAGCGTGCGGGATCAGCCGGGAGGACGCGGGCGAGGCCATTCGCGGATCACATTCGAAGATCAGCCGACTAGAGCTGGGCCGGGTCGGTTTCCGGCAACGCGATCTCGTCGATCTGCTCGCCTTCTACGGGGTCACCGATCCTGAGGAATTGGCGGAGTTCATCGAGCTGGCGCAGCAGGCCAGCGCATCGGGCTGGTGGCACCGCGACACCGACTGGCTGCCCAAATGGTTCGACACCTATCTCGGCCTGGAACAGGCGGCGCGGCTGATTCGCTGCTACGAGCCGCGGGCGGTGCCCGAACTGTTGCAGACCGCCGACTACGCCCGCGCCCTGCTGACGCTCGCACATCCCGACGAGCCGGACGAGGCGATCGAACGCCGGGTGGCGCTGCGCATGCGCCGACAAGAGATTTTGGTGCGTCGTGACCCGCCGCAGTTCTGGGTGACAGTCGACGAGGCGGCATTGCGGCGTCCGATCGGTGGTTCGACCGTGTGGCGTGGGCAGTTGGACCACTTGGTTCGGCTCGCCGCGCAACCGCATATCAGCGTCCAAGTGCTCGCCGATCATGTCGGCGGACCCGCGATCGCGGACGGTGCATTCACCATGCTGCGGTTCGCGGAGCCCGACCTGCCCGATATCGTCTACCTCCAGCAGTTGACCAGCGCCCTGTACCTGGACAAGCGAGCCGATCTCGATGCCTATCTCCGGGTGGTGAACGTGCTATCGGTGCATGCCGCGCCGCCGGAATACACCATCGGACTGCTCGAAGCGCTGCGGGAGCGGATGCCACGCACCGTTGATCGGCCGTCGGACACCGGCGATCAGCAGTAG
- a CDS encoding AMP-binding protein: protein MITDVIDVVAEFAIARKAVWDLLLDPQTYPRIFEGVGACEPLETVAGHPVLLVRVGSAEAGIRSHTMQLIVGQELESFELRFPMLGSFASVRLRDEHGQSRICVTYFAPGRVHPHLAELTNAAIVDWTNAGLRLLADLVRAAPTSVIVNGENSPLRLRAGVAKQIMASGVGRTYRPDSAFRQLRRLAEWGFNMAGGYAAAAVQSPHRAAVIDCRGQRTFTEMHDRTQALAAAMAALGLNAGDAVGLLARNHAGMVETMVAAGKLGIDAVLLNTGLPARRIEEIVQRDKLSALFVDAEFDPLVQYLHADIPRYTTDDTPPTPGGTTIDDLIAQGHKDFRKPTQPGKLVVLTSGTSGTPKGARRPHPKGFGTIAALLSRIPFRMNDTMLIPAPLFHTWGLAALQMSTPLRATVVLPEHFDAEDCLRLIAEHRVTTLIAVPVMVHRILELPTPVRARYDTSSLRVVASCGAPLAAATVLNFMDTFGDILYNVYGSTEVSWATIADPDDLRTAPTTAGRPPLGTKIGVLGPDLKPLPVGATGHIFVGNHMLFDGYVNAAPPSEADGMLDTGDLGYLDAAGRLFIAGRDDEMIISGGENVFPRPVEEALSHLPQVSEVAVVGVPDHEYGQRLAAFVVKREGAGLDSDMVRSYIRHRLSRFSVPRDVTFLNDLPRGETGKILKRLLLGAPDANEAT from the coding sequence TTGATTACCGATGTCATCGATGTAGTCGCCGAATTCGCGATCGCCCGCAAAGCGGTGTGGGATCTGCTGCTGGATCCGCAAACCTATCCACGAATATTCGAAGGCGTCGGCGCCTGCGAACCGTTGGAGACCGTCGCAGGCCATCCGGTGCTGCTGGTGCGGGTCGGGTCGGCCGAGGCCGGCATCCGTTCCCACACCATGCAATTGATCGTGGGTCAGGAGCTGGAGAGCTTCGAACTCCGCTTCCCTATGCTCGGCAGCTTCGCCTCGGTGCGGTTGCGCGACGAGCACGGGCAGTCCAGGATCTGTGTCACCTATTTCGCGCCGGGCCGAGTGCATCCGCATCTGGCCGAGCTGACCAATGCCGCGATCGTCGATTGGACGAACGCCGGTCTGCGATTGCTTGCCGATCTCGTCCGCGCCGCGCCGACCTCAGTGATCGTCAACGGCGAGAACTCGCCCCTGCGGCTCAGAGCCGGTGTCGCGAAACAGATCATGGCCTCCGGGGTAGGGCGCACCTATCGACCGGACTCGGCGTTCCGGCAGCTGCGCCGTCTGGCCGAATGGGGATTCAACATGGCCGGTGGCTACGCCGCCGCGGCCGTGCAGTCCCCGCACCGTGCGGCCGTTATCGACTGCCGGGGGCAGCGCACCTTCACCGAGATGCACGACCGCACCCAGGCCTTGGCCGCCGCGATGGCGGCACTCGGGCTGAACGCGGGAGACGCGGTCGGACTGCTGGCGCGCAATCATGCAGGCATGGTCGAAACCATGGTCGCCGCAGGCAAGCTCGGTATCGATGCCGTGTTGCTGAACACCGGGCTGCCTGCCCGGCGGATCGAGGAGATCGTGCAGCGCGACAAGCTGTCTGCGCTGTTCGTGGACGCCGAATTCGATCCGCTCGTCCAGTATCTGCACGCCGACATCCCCCGCTACACCACCGACGACACCCCGCCGACGCCGGGCGGAACCACGATCGATGATCTGATAGCACAAGGGCACAAGGACTTTCGTAAGCCAACGCAACCGGGCAAACTGGTCGTACTCACCTCGGGCACCTCCGGCACGCCGAAGGGCGCGCGCCGCCCGCACCCGAAGGGTTTCGGCACCATCGCCGCCCTGCTGTCCCGGATTCCGTTCCGCATGAACGACACCATGCTCATCCCGGCCCCGCTGTTCCACACCTGGGGCCTGGCGGCACTGCAGATGAGCACGCCACTACGCGCAACGGTGGTGCTGCCGGAACATTTCGACGCTGAGGACTGCCTGCGCCTGATCGCCGAGCATCGCGTGACGACGCTGATCGCCGTGCCGGTCATGGTGCACCGCATCCTCGAGTTGCCCACACCCGTGCGCGCTCGCTACGACACCTCCAGCCTGCGGGTCGTCGCCAGTTGCGGAGCGCCGCTCGCGGCCGCGACGGTGCTGAATTTCATGGATACCTTCGGCGACATCCTCTACAACGTGTACGGCTCGACAGAGGTCTCCTGGGCGACCATCGCCGACCCCGACGATCTGCGGACTGCGCCGACCACCGCGGGCCGTCCGCCACTCGGCACCAAGATCGGCGTCCTCGGGCCCGACCTGAAACCGCTGCCGGTCGGCGCGACCGGGCACATCTTCGTCGGCAATCACATGCTGTTCGACGGCTACGTCAATGCCGCACCTCCCAGCGAGGCCGACGGCATGCTCGACACCGGCGATCTCGGCTACCTCGATGCCGCAGGGCGGCTGTTCATCGCGGGCCGCGACGACGAAATGATCATTTCCGGCGGCGAGAACGTCTTCCCACGGCCGGTCGAAGAGGCGCTTTCTCATCTCCCCCAGGTCAGTGAGGTGGCGGTGGTCGGCGTGCCGGACCACGAATACGGCCAGCGGCTGGCCGCCTTCGTAGTGAAAAGGGAAGGCGCGGGCCTGGATTCGGACATGGTGCGCAGCTATATCCGGCACCGGCTCAGCCGCTTCTCAGTGCCGCGCGACGTCACCTTTCTCAACGACCTACCGCGCGGTGAGACCGGGAAGATCCTCAAACGGCTACTACTCGGCGCACCGGACGCGAACGAGGCGACGTAG
- a CDS encoding TetR/AcrR family transcriptional regulator, translated as MGGDDGVDLDGRRLRTRRSRAAMSAAAFDLLTERGLGLVAVEDIAVRAGVTRRTFSRHFSSIEEAVLADLDQDVHLFNDALCARPLDEPPLAAYRNAIHDWLDAEYSGPRTELLVRRWELFQRFDDEPALFAGYQRIRLAGQQESVRIIAARMGTDPVADLRPAAAVAVGSGMLIAALQAWAVGADPSSLPELIEGFFATLAGLTSDIHHEEAPS; from the coding sequence ATGGGTGGCGACGATGGGGTCGACCTGGACGGCCGTCGGCTGCGCACGAGGCGCAGTCGGGCGGCCATGTCGGCTGCTGCGTTCGATCTGCTTACCGAGCGGGGACTCGGCTTGGTGGCGGTGGAGGACATCGCTGTGCGCGCCGGGGTGACCAGGCGGACCTTCAGTCGGCACTTCTCCTCGATCGAGGAGGCTGTGCTTGCCGATCTCGATCAAGACGTGCACCTGTTCAACGACGCGTTGTGCGCCAGGCCGCTCGATGAGCCGCCACTGGCTGCTTATCGCAATGCCATTCATGACTGGCTGGATGCCGAATACAGTGGCCCGCGTACGGAACTGCTTGTCCGCCGCTGGGAGCTGTTCCAGCGATTCGACGACGAGCCCGCGCTGTTCGCGGGCTACCAGCGCATCCGTCTCGCGGGGCAACAGGAATCGGTGCGCATCATCGCCGCGCGCATGGGTACAGATCCAGTAGCGGATCTGCGCCCGGCTGCGGCCGTTGCGGTGGGCTCCGGGATGCTCATCGCGGCGCTGCAGGCTTGGGCCGTCGGCGCGGATCCCAGCAGCCTGCCCGAGCTCATCGAAGGGTTCTTCGCCACTCTCGCCGGGCTGACCAGCGATATCCATCACGAGGAGGCACCGTCATGA
- a CDS encoding acyl-ACP desaturase, producing the protein MTTALTDIDILRELEPVAERNLNEHLRKARPWNPHDYVPWDDGRNFAAMGGIDWEPGQSVLSEVAQIAMVTNLLTEDNLPSYHREIADSFSLDGVWGTWVGRWTAEENRHGIVLRDYLVVTRAVDPVALEAARMAHMTTGVAKPVKGSQFLRSVAYVTLQELATRISHRNTGTVCGEPVAERMLQRIAADENLHMIFYRNLSAAALELTPNAMLCAITDIVTRFQMPGLTQPNFRRKAVVLAKNGIYDLRQHLDVVVRPILRAWNVFDRTDLSGEGERAREVLAGYLDELEVKARRFEEQRDRAAARLAERVAAAG; encoded by the coding sequence GTGACAACCGCGTTGACCGATATCGACATTCTGCGCGAACTGGAACCTGTCGCCGAACGTAATCTCAATGAGCATCTCCGCAAAGCCAGGCCATGGAATCCGCACGACTATGTGCCGTGGGACGACGGCCGTAATTTCGCGGCCATGGGCGGAATTGATTGGGAGCCGGGACAATCGGTGCTCTCCGAGGTCGCGCAGATCGCGATGGTGACCAATCTGCTCACCGAGGACAATCTGCCCTCCTATCACAGGGAGATCGCTGATTCGTTCTCCCTCGACGGCGTGTGGGGCACCTGGGTCGGGCGCTGGACCGCCGAGGAGAACCGGCACGGGATTGTGCTGCGCGACTACCTGGTGGTCACCCGCGCGGTCGACCCCGTGGCCTTGGAAGCGGCCAGGATGGCGCACATGACCACCGGCGTCGCGAAACCGGTGAAGGGTTCGCAGTTTCTGCGCTCGGTCGCCTATGTCACGTTGCAGGAGTTGGCGACTCGGATCAGTCATCGCAACACCGGAACCGTGTGCGGAGAACCCGTCGCCGAGCGTATGCTGCAGCGGATCGCCGCCGACGAGAACCTACATATGATCTTCTATCGCAACCTGAGTGCCGCCGCACTGGAGCTGACGCCCAACGCGATGCTGTGTGCTATCACGGATATCGTGACCCGGTTCCAGATGCCCGGCCTCACCCAGCCCAACTTCCGCCGTAAAGCGGTCGTGCTGGCCAAGAACGGCATTTATGACCTGCGGCAGCATCTCGATGTCGTGGTCCGTCCGATATTGCGGGCGTGGAATGTCTTCGACCGCACCGACTTGTCCGGCGAAGGGGAACGCGCGCGCGAGGTGCTGGCCGGCTACCTGGACGAATTGGAAGTCAAGGCAAGGCGTTTCGAGGAGCAGCGGGACCGGGCCGCGGCCCGGCTGGCAGAGCGAGTCGCCGCAGCAGGATGA
- a CDS encoding alpha/beta hydrolase encodes MPITAAAMVTIAAVSAAPVLADDVTVAPPPPIDPAMTRTGLLSQERLGPHRERLNIASAAMRRVITVDVLHGTGTGPRPTLYLLDGVDGEATSGWLSKGKAAEFFADKPVDVVLTSGGTGSMYSDWDRHDAALGLNRWETFLTEELPPIAESLLKSDGRRAIAGVSMGAQAAMMLAQRHPGRFRAVAGMSGCYSTADPLGHAVTTITVASRGGNVENLWGPPSSPEWVVHDSVLGAEGLRGTTIYLSAAPGLPTGADLIAVANSPTVLDALKLAGGGAALEAGARACTERFAARLGELKIPVTVEYQQTGMHTWADFEAQLPRAWRVLAPALGLPETK; translated from the coding sequence GTGCCGATCACTGCCGCGGCGATGGTCACCATCGCCGCGGTGAGTGCTGCGCCCGTGCTTGCCGACGATGTGACAGTGGCGCCGCCGCCACCGATCGATCCTGCGATGACCAGAACCGGGCTGCTCAGCCAGGAGCGGCTCGGCCCACACCGCGAACGTCTGAACATCGCCTCCGCGGCCATGCGGCGGGTCATCACCGTCGACGTATTGCACGGCACGGGCACCGGACCGCGCCCCACGTTGTATCTGCTCGACGGCGTGGACGGCGAAGCAACCTCGGGCTGGCTCAGCAAAGGCAAGGCGGCGGAGTTCTTCGCGGACAAACCGGTCGACGTCGTATTGACCAGCGGCGGCACCGGAAGCATGTACAGCGACTGGGACCGCCACGACGCCGCGCTCGGGCTGAACCGGTGGGAGACCTTCCTGACCGAGGAGCTTCCGCCGATCGCGGAATCGCTGCTGAAGTCCGATGGGCGGCGTGCGATCGCCGGTGTGTCGATGGGTGCACAGGCGGCGATGATGCTCGCCCAACGCCACCCCGGCCGTTTTCGCGCCGTCGCCGGTATGAGCGGATGCTATTCGACCGCGGACCCATTGGGGCACGCCGTCACCACGATTACCGTCGCCTCGCGCGGCGGCAATGTCGAGAACCTCTGGGGCCCGCCGAGTTCGCCGGAGTGGGTCGTGCACGACAGCGTGCTCGGCGCCGAAGGCCTGCGCGGGACAACGATCTATCTCTCGGCCGCGCCCGGCCTGCCAACCGGCGCGGATCTCATCGCCGTGGCCAACTCGCCGACCGTCCTCGATGCGCTGAAACTGGCAGGTGGGGGCGCAGCGCTGGAGGCCGGAGCCCGCGCGTGTACCGAGCGGTTCGCCGCCAGGCTCGGTGAGCTGAAGATCCCCGTCACCGTGGAATACCAGCAGACGGGCATGCACACCTGGGCCGATTTCGAGGCACAGCTGCCGCGCGCCTGGCGCGTGCTTGCTCCCGCGCTCGGGCTGCCCGAGACGAAATAG
- a CDS encoding carboxyl transferase domain-containing protein — protein sequence MAIFHEIGSGTARNLITGVPRVDVRNVGVIVNQPTVLGGTLHAQCSDKATHFIRLCNAFGLPLIFVVDTPGALPGVEEERNGVIKRGGRFFRAVIEATVPIGTVVVRKAYGGDYAVMGCNGSVRTSTWRGPPRGSW from the coding sequence ATGGCGATCTTCCATGAGATCGGTTCGGGTACCGCGCGCAACCTCATCACCGGCGTCCCCCGGGTGGATGTGCGCAACGTCGGCGTCATCGTGAACCAGCCGACGGTGCTCGGCGGCACCCTTCACGCCCAATGCTCCGACAAGGCAACCCATTTCATTCGGCTGTGCAATGCCTTCGGGCTACCACTGATCTTCGTGGTGGATACGCCCGGTGCGCTGCCCGGTGTCGAAGAGGAGCGCAATGGCGTCATCAAACGCGGCGGCCGTTTCTTTCGCGCGGTGATCGAGGCGACCGTGCCGATCGGCACCGTGGTGGTCCGGAAGGCCTATGGCGGCGACTATGCGGTGATGGGCTGCAACGGCTCGGTGCGGACATCAACCTGGCGTGGTCCACCGCGCGGATCGTGGTGA